A window of Garra rufa chromosome 6, GarRuf1.0, whole genome shotgun sequence genomic DNA:
gtcttctgggaagtatcttttgtagctttcttaagggcagtactaaatgaaaaaatatgatatttaggtaaaataagacaaatttacacatctttgttctgttcaaaagtttacacccctggctcttaatgcatactatttgcttttaaagcatcagtgagcgcttgAACCTAGTAATAGTTGcaagtccctcatttgtcctcagtgtgaaaagatggatcttaaaatcatacagtcatataGTTGGAaggggctcaaatacacaaaaatgctgaaaaccaaagaatttgtgggacctgaaagattttactgaagaaccgcgggcagtttaactgttcaggaccaacaagagactcatgaacaactatcactaaacaaacaaacaaaaaacccacagctgtggatcattcagataacaacacagtataaagtatcaatagtatgtaaacttttgaacagggtaatttttataaattgaactactATTTTcttgtgtggactatatgtaaacatcttttatgtgaaatatcttattcaggtcagttctaaatgaaaaataacatacattttgtatgatgccttttattttggtaaatttttaacattttgcagattctgcaaggtgtatgtaaacttttagcCTCAACTgtagttatctttatagttatcgttcttggtgtgaatgAACCTTAACACTTGCGACATCTgcacatttaatttttaaatagtaagatTGTTGTATAAGAAAGATTCAGGAGCATTTTTAAATGGTGAGATATTTAAAGCTATCGATAAGCTGATTATTATTTGTATGTTATATCTGATAACCAATGAATattgataaaatatttatatctatACTGCTGTCTAGAAGCAAATCAAAAACATAGTAAAAACTTCAAATAATAGTTTGTACTGTATTCTCAaatgaatttcaaaacattttaatctACAGTACGATAATATCCAATATTGGCCAATGCTTATAAATAAAAACCAAACAGATACTGATATGGTGCCTATATTttgtgcatccctacttttttcCATACTCTGTTCTCTAGCACTGTATGTCTCCTGCACATGCACTTGTGATGTGTTTGCTTGGTTTGGTGCTTGCGTTCGAGTGATTTCCTTCTCTCGTGCTTCAGCTCCCACCATCCTATGACCAGGTGATCAAGGAGAAGACCCAGGAGAAGGTTACCACACCTTTACCATCTCCACGACGCTCGCTCACAACAACTATTGCCACACAGACTGACTCACTAGAGGAGAATGTCACACATCCAGATTCCTGCACGTCCCAGCAGCTGAAGCAAAATCCCAGTGGAGGTTAGTCCATATGTTTTGAAGGCACAAATTAATGTAAAACACAAATTGTAAAACTTACTGTTTTGTCTTTTACAGTTTCAGTGAAGCAGCAAAAAAAACCACCTCGGCCATCATTGCCTGGCAAACCCAAACCCATTCTGCAAGAAACTCAAACCAAATCCCCAACATCTACTCCCAACTCTCAACCCACTGTTGATCTAACCTCAACCACACGTCCGGTGCCTCAGCCACGCTCCAAAACAAAACCCTTGACTCCATCCAATCTGGTCAATGTGCAACCTCTGATACCGCTGCAAGACAGCTGGGAAGATTGTCCTGTAAAACCTGTAGAGACTTCTGATGCCCATTCAGGCAAGTATCTCCAGGACCTCTTAGATGTCTTTAGCTCTGAACCTCAAGGTGATCTGAGCAACATTGTGAACCTCCAGGGAGATCAGACGAACCAAACTAAGGAGAACCAAAGTGACAACATGACCTCCCTTCACAGCGACCGTAACATCCGTTCAAGAATACAGGCCTTTGAAAGTCAATCTAACGCGGAGAATGACGAAACTTCTGTACCTTTCCCCCGTCCTCGTAAAGTTCATGCCAAACCACCTGTGCTGGCACCAAAACCCTCCATTGCCCCCCGGCCCTCTGTAAAAATGCCCAAAGAAGAGCAGCTTTCACAATTTGATAGTCACTTATATGAAGTGGTCGACATACCACCTACACCAGCACCAAGACCTCAGCTTTTCAAAAAACCATCTTTAGACTCAAAAGATGAATCCAACTCTCAGCCTCCTTCCTTCAGGGCGGCCCTTATTCCTCCATCACGACCTTCACTGGTCAAACTTAAGAATGTAAGTTCCCAGGATGAGGACGTAGTATTGAAAGGACCTCCAATCCCACTTAAGCCCAGCAAAGACCTGCTGAACCTCAACAATCACAACTCCACTGCTCTTCTATCTAACATCACATCCACAGCGAACGTGCTTAGCAATGATGATGCGGATGCTCCCACTAGTAAGTGCAAATGTTACCATAATGCAATTCAAAAACCATTTCaaagttttgtttattaatgtattatggTTTTAATGTATTCCATTAACAGACCACTCTCTCGCTAAACCTGTCCGTCAAGGGGGATTCACTTATATGGGGCTAAACTCACAGGGGATAACCAAAAGACCCACAGTCATCAGAGTCCCCAGTAAAACTGACAAAAGTGAGTGCTAATTCACTAACAGCTGTTGTAATAATAAGTAGGGGGCATTTAATGCACATTATTTgcctatttttacagtatttaaagTGTAAAACTGGGAAAATAATACCAGTGGTAATTTGTAATTTGTTGTGTATTTCTGGTAAaaaattcactcaaaaatgttGTTTCAAGCTGTTCTTAAAGAGAACACCGGTTATTAAGACATgtttggcttaatataatgtaaatgatgtctcttactgaaatatgtagtagaaaacccataaaagattacaatatttaaaaaatcagttTTATACATATTTGGGACCATAGAGGGCGATTATTTTGATGATgaaaaatggttgcactctgtgagctactggcgctacctgttgctatttttaccgcaacacactTGGAATaagcaactcagaaaataaaatactgatacgatgccacattgtgcggcttttggttgtaattttcagtcaaagagcAACAAGAGATggaatgtaagtcttcactgctttcctagtgataagacaaaataatgggaagatgcctgtggatgaataaaacttccttaagacctgcgtctttgttctctccactttagcccagatgcctttgaggcttttagtagaccacagttgctaaaagagcttacaaatggcagagacaagaaatgctagatgccatcctggcaggatgtaaacatgtgacacttgtcatgacaccgcagccactgaaggagtttctcagtgcagaTTTCATTCAATATCCGGAAAAAttgatggtacagcatttggtttaagcctacgtttatatccatcgccacctgcaagcattttcagtagctgtggtcatcgtgtcagtattttattttccgagttgtatATTTTGAGTTGTGTTGTAGTAAAAATAGTAGCAGGAAGCGCCCCCCCAAAGTcccaaatatgtataaaacaatgtggattttttaaataatgtaaatcttttaagggttttctactacaaatttcagtaagagaccatttacattatattaaggcgtacaagtcttaatacccggggttctCTTTAAACATAACACAATAGTTCAGAGTGACTATAGTTGTCAAGCTTCAGAACACCATAAAAGTACTTCACGTACCTTTTGTTGTATGTAGATTTTATATTTTGAGTCTTCTAAAGCCATTTGTACGAAACAAAGACAGAAACAGCAATACAATGCAAAAAAGCTAAATTGAATCTGTTCATCATATCAAGTGGTCATATATCTTTACAAGATTTGGGTTAAACAGCTCAATTTTGCAATGCCTTTAAGACTTCAGTTTTGGTTAACTAGACTTTCAATGGAGTGACAGAGATTTCTCAGATTTAATtagaaatatcctaatttgtgaccctggaccacaaagccagtcgtAAGGGTaatttttctgaaattgagatttatataccaataagctttccgttgggtactgtttgtctgagataaaactatttgaaattctggaatctaagggtgggtgggatctaaataatgagaaaattgcctttaaaattgtccaaatgaagttcttagcaacgcatattaattttttaaattgattaGATAAAAGTATTTACTTTTCCCCcaaattcttactgaccccaaattttgaacagtagtgtatgtgcTTTAGTGTAAACAGCAGTGAAGTGATGTATCAAAATaagaataatataataataataaaataataataaaattctaCATAAAAATGTGATGCATTATTGTATGGTAAATAAATGGATTACTGCCTTTCAGACCCTGAAGAAACAGCAGAAGCTCCTCCACCTTTACCTGTGCAGAAACCTGTGGGCGGCCATCCTACACCTGCTAAACCCTTTCGCAAAGTAAGACCTTACACAGCTGCCTCAGCTGGCCTTTCCCAGCAAGCAACAGCTGTGCAACAATCACTAAAACAGTAGGCGATTAAGAAAAAATGCTGTCTTAAAATGTCAGCAGAGCTCAGTTACCAGACTCTTTAATCTGCAAATTTGtgacatttgaaaaataaaaatcctttctttTGACATTTTCCAGAGAAGTCAAAGAGAGCAGCACGGAACAATAGGGACTTTTCTTGGGTTTCCTTTTCCAATCTTTCCTCAGGCCAGAAACATACTCAAATGCACATGAATGTAGATGCTTCtggttacactcttaaaaatagaggTTCCAAATGGgtgttttgcagtgatgccatagaagaaccatttgtggttctccaaagaacctttcagtgaacagttcttaaacgaaccattttgaacaatttaaaaatctaaagaaccttttctgcatttgaaaggttccattgatgttcaaggttcttcatggaaccatctatgccaataaagaacctttatttttaagagtctatGCATGTGCGATTATGAGTATGTGTTAGCTGACTACTTTTACGGCCACTTCAAGTTAGCCATTGTCAAGACAAAGCAGCAGTTTGAAGTGAATCTTGCTGAGCAAGTTAAATCTTATAAGTAATGCTCACTGCTGGCAACCTGAATAATAAAACATCCTTGCACACACTTGCAAAAGGTTGGCTGACTATTCACATCTGCTTCTGTATAATTGTGTACAAATATGTCTGTCAGAAAAATAATAGCAAATGTGAAATGTGTTCTAAATATTATATCTTTATCTGAAACAACTGACAGAAACCATGAACAATATTCTTTTGTTCTATGATTTATTTTGTACATACATTGTTAGTgcacaaattatgtttttttaaataaaatcatctTTTAAATGTTGAGTATTAACTATTTAACGTTTTCCCCTCAGGACTCCTTCAGTCTCTCATCTGATATGTCTCTTCCACCACGGTAAATGAATCCTGTATTTATTCAAAGCTGTCCTAGTTTCGCTCATTTGACCTTTTAAACATGCCTTTATGCATTTCTCTTTTTATGCCTGGTCAGTTTAGGAATTGTTACAGTAAATAAAAAGTTTCAATGCTGGCAACATGTGGGTCCCCTCTGGTCCTTAAATTTTATGTTAATAATCTTTCAGGCCGAGTGGAGGAAAGGTTCTTCCTCCACGTCCTCCACCAGCAAAAACAGGCCCAGGAAGACCTCCCCCTCCACGAAAAGAAGGCTCCCAACGTCGGCCCTCAGATCCAGGACTTTCACAAATAGTGACATCAAAACAACAGCAACCTCAATGGCAGCAACAAAACCGCAGAGCTTCGAAAAAAGGACCCGCTCTACCGCCGAGACCCAACCCTGGACATCGTCTTTACAACAAATACACTGTGAGATGTTACTGCTATTTTACATGTTTTATTTTACTGATGAACTGAAAAACTGAACGAATTAATGCAGCTCTATCCTATTCTTTTGGTTTACACAGCTTGAGGTTCCCCACGGGATTGCTGAGTATGACTACAATGGCACTAACACTGGCGAGCTCTCTTTTCAGGTGACCTTAAAGTCAATATACATTCACTTTAGCCATCTTCTCAAGTTACGGATGGTTTGTGTTGTCTACCTGCGAGTTTCAGTTTAAGCATTTCCATTCTTTACTTCCTACAGAAAAATGAAGTCCTCGTCTTACTTGAGGAATTAGACAGCAAAACCTTTGAATGCCAAG
This region includes:
- the sh3d19 gene encoding SH3 domain-containing protein 19 → MAEARYEDGDEDFPNVAITRRGNSTDHAERNKPEHVHISQGPLSSIKAAFKRTSARAHSQPDCSRERRRPEITILSAEPLTATSWHPVVSGRFSSTAFTTQPIWSESVLTSAQLPPSYDQVIKEKTQEKVTTPLPSPRRSLTTTIATQTDSLEENVTHPDSCTSQQLKQNPSGVSVKQQKKPPRPSLPGKPKPILQETQTKSPTSTPNSQPTVDLTSTTRPVPQPRSKTKPLTPSNLVNVQPLIPLQDSWEDCPVKPVETSDAHSGKYLQDLLDVFSSEPQGDLSNIVNLQGDQTNQTKENQSDNMTSLHSDRNIRSRIQAFESQSNAENDETSVPFPRPRKVHAKPPVLAPKPSIAPRPSVKMPKEEQLSQFDSHLYEVVDIPPTPAPRPQLFKKPSLDSKDESNSQPPSFRAALIPPSRPSLVKLKNVSSQDEDVVLKGPPIPLKPSKDLLNLNNHNSTALLSNITSTANVLSNDDADAPTNHSLAKPVRQGGFTYMGLNSQGITKRPTVIRVPSKTDKNPEETAEAPPPLPVQKPVGGHPTPAKPFRKDSFSLSSDMSLPPRPSGGKVLPPRPPPAKTGPGRPPPPRKEGSQRRPSDPGLSQIVTSKQQQPQWQQQNRRASKKGPALPPRPNPGHRLYNKYTLEVPHGIAEYDYNGTNTGELSFQKNEVLVLLEELDSKTFECQVGNAKGTVQKTHMKIITPLTNTCSNPVPQKNSSFSAMVENTGSFQVQALYDFTPEGPGELMLRAGDVVSNVEQLDSDWYMGTCRNITGFFPIDYVKTLNKPGISAPASSNEWKTKPSPEPVRGPRCVARFDFEGEQSDELSFSEGDVILLKEYVGEEWARGEVNGHDGIFPLNFVEVVEDLPPAPVQKSVPNKIALPGMAGSSNTRMSYKATEAQSNDEEWAVALYDFTAETEEDLPFQQGDRILVTAHIDDEWWSGRINGREGFFPKAFVEIVTGGRKW